The following proteins are encoded in a genomic region of Acidobacteriota bacterium:
- the obgE gene encoding GTPase ObgE — protein sequence MIFIDEAVIPVRGGDGGNGCLAFRREKFVPRGGPSGGDGGHGGSVYLVGDGGLNTLYHLRVPGAYVAERGHHGEGSNKTGRTGEDLELRVPLGTQVYDEATEALVGEVLEDGQRLRVAAGGLGGRGNARFATSTNRAPRHHEPGRPGEERSLRLQLKLLADVGLVGLPNAGKSTLLSTLSSARPKVAGYPFTTLSPQLGVVALSDYEEPMVLADLPGLIEGAAGGAGLGTRFLRHAERCRVLVHLVDLSSLEEESDAAADLLTVEEELKAYSTDLIDRPRIIVGSKADAVREERRAQLQAAAEQRELPYLEISSATRDGLKPLVGEIRRLLDEVDEQRAAEEAAERRAERASGQESEPAEEESSPGDGAG from the coding sequence TTGATTTTCATCGACGAAGCTGTGATCCCCGTTCGCGGTGGCGACGGGGGGAACGGCTGTTTGGCCTTTCGCCGCGAGAAGTTCGTCCCCCGGGGCGGTCCCTCCGGCGGCGACGGGGGGCATGGGGGATCGGTGTATCTGGTGGGGGACGGTGGTCTCAACACCCTCTACCATCTGCGGGTTCCCGGCGCCTACGTGGCGGAACGGGGCCACCACGGCGAGGGCTCCAACAAGACCGGCCGGACCGGTGAAGATCTGGAGCTGCGGGTTCCCCTGGGCACCCAGGTCTACGACGAGGCCACGGAAGCCCTCGTGGGCGAGGTGTTGGAGGACGGCCAGCGCCTGCGGGTGGCCGCCGGCGGGCTGGGGGGGCGGGGCAACGCCCGCTTCGCCACCTCCACCAATCGCGCGCCGCGGCATCATGAGCCAGGGCGGCCGGGCGAGGAGCGCTCCCTGCGGCTGCAGCTCAAGCTGCTGGCGGACGTCGGTCTGGTGGGCCTGCCCAACGCCGGCAAGTCGACCCTCCTGAGCACCCTATCCTCCGCCCGACCCAAGGTCGCCGGCTATCCCTTCACCACCCTGTCGCCGCAGCTCGGTGTGGTCGCCCTCAGCGATTATGAGGAGCCCATGGTGCTGGCGGATCTGCCGGGGCTGATCGAGGGGGCCGCCGGCGGTGCAGGGCTGGGGACCCGCTTCCTGCGCCACGCCGAGCGCTGCCGGGTGCTGGTGCATCTGGTGGATCTGTCCTCGCTGGAGGAGGAGAGCGACGCCGCCGCCGACCTGTTGACGGTGGAGGAGGAGCTCAAGGCCTACAGCACCGACCTCATCGACCGGCCCCGGATCATTGTCGGCAGCAAGGCGGATGCGGTGCGCGAGGAGCGCCGGGCTCAGCTGCAGGCGGCGGCGGAGCAGCGGGAGCTGCCGTACCTGGAGATCAGCTCCGCCACCCGGGACGGCCTCAAGCCCCTGGTGGGGGAGATTCGCCGGCTGCTGGACGAAGTGGACGAGCAGCGGGCGGCGGAAGAGGCCGCGGAGCGGCGGGCGGAGCGGGCCAGCGGTCAGGAGAGTGAGCCCGCCGAGGAGGAATCCTCCCCAGGGGATGGGGCGGGATGA